A single region of the Streptomyces sp. NBC_01381 genome encodes:
- a CDS encoding ABC transporter ATP-binding protein → MTEPTEPTDPIETSPDTRELLPTASPARTRAAIRELVRPHRALAIGGFAVLIAATAAGLLVQPLLGRIVDLVADRQPPADLNWPVVLLILVAVAQGATTALGLSLVSRLGETVLARLREQFVEKALRLPLEQVEKAGAGDLTARVTRDVSVVGEAVRRALPELARSLLAIVLTLAAMAVLDWRFLLAALLAVPVQAHTARWYVRHAVPLYARQRIATGAQQQQLLDTIAGASTVRAFQLAEQHTKRVDQRSRTAVDLTLRGVRLVLDFYNRLHIAEYTGLTAVLVTGFFLVRSGSVSIGTATAAALYFHSLFTPVNSALVLLDDAQSATAALARLVGVTDQPDPEPGHPAARTQEPGAAPDGAVAVNGVHHAYETGRPVLKDVALTLRTGERVALVGPSGAGKTTLARLIAGVHRPTSGSVLVTTGTGVQGNGLPVALVTQETHVFAGPLADDLRLARPDATDTHLRAALAVVDAADWVDALPDGLATVVGVGGHRLTPAQVQQLALARLVLADPPVAVLDEATAEAGSTGARLLEQAADRAVDGRTALVVAHRLTQAAAADRIVVMEDGRIVESGTHDELSRAAGTYAALWAAWSDTRATPS, encoded by the coding sequence ATGACCGAGCCCACCGAGCCCACCGATCCCATAGAGACCTCCCCGGACACCCGTGAGCTGCTGCCCACCGCGTCCCCGGCCCGCACCCGGGCGGCCATACGCGAACTGGTGCGCCCGCACCGGGCCCTGGCCATCGGCGGCTTCGCGGTACTGATCGCCGCGACGGCCGCGGGGCTGCTCGTGCAACCGCTGCTCGGCCGCATCGTCGACCTGGTCGCCGACCGGCAGCCGCCCGCCGACCTCAACTGGCCGGTCGTCCTGCTGATCCTGGTGGCCGTCGCGCAGGGCGCGACCACCGCGCTGGGCCTCTCGCTCGTCTCCCGGCTCGGCGAGACCGTACTGGCGCGGCTGCGCGAGCAGTTCGTGGAGAAGGCCCTGCGGCTGCCCCTGGAACAGGTGGAGAAGGCAGGGGCGGGAGATCTCACCGCCCGCGTGACCCGCGACGTGTCGGTGGTGGGCGAGGCGGTCCGCCGCGCCCTGCCCGAACTGGCCCGCTCCCTGCTGGCCATCGTGCTCACGCTGGCCGCGATGGCCGTCCTGGACTGGCGGTTCCTCCTCGCGGCGCTCCTGGCCGTGCCCGTCCAGGCGCACACCGCGCGTTGGTACGTACGTCATGCGGTGCCGCTCTATGCCCGCCAGCGCATCGCCACCGGGGCCCAGCAGCAGCAACTGCTCGACACCATTGCCGGCGCTTCGACGGTGCGGGCGTTCCAGCTGGCGGAGCAGCACACGAAGCGGGTGGACCAGCGCTCGCGGACAGCGGTCGATCTGACGCTGCGCGGCGTGCGGCTCGTCCTCGACTTCTACAACCGCCTCCACATCGCGGAGTACACCGGCCTCACGGCGGTCCTGGTCACCGGCTTCTTCCTGGTGCGCTCCGGGTCCGTGTCCATCGGCACGGCGACGGCCGCGGCCCTGTACTTCCACAGCCTGTTCACCCCGGTCAACTCGGCCCTTGTGCTGCTCGACGACGCGCAGTCGGCGACCGCCGCGCTCGCCCGCCTCGTGGGGGTGACCGACCAGCCGGACCCCGAACCCGGCCATCCGGCGGCACGTACCCAGGAGCCCGGCGCGGCACCGGACGGAGCCGTCGCCGTGAACGGCGTCCATCATGCGTACGAGACCGGGCGTCCCGTCCTGAAGGACGTGGCCCTCACGCTGCGGACCGGGGAACGGGTGGCCCTGGTCGGGCCGAGCGGCGCGGGCAAGACCACCCTGGCCAGGCTCATCGCGGGCGTACACCGTCCGACGTCCGGCTCGGTGCTCGTGACGACCGGCACCGGAGTGCAGGGCAACGGTCTGCCGGTGGCCCTGGTCACCCAGGAGACCCATGTCTTCGCCGGGCCGCTCGCGGACGACCTGCGCCTCGCGCGGCCCGACGCCACCGACACGCACCTGCGCGCGGCCCTCGCGGTGGTGGACGCCGCCGACTGGGTCGATGCGCTGCCCGACGGCCTGGCCACGGTCGTCGGCGTGGGCGGTCACCGCCTCACCCCCGCACAGGTCCAGCAACTGGCGCTCGCCAGGCTCGTGTTGGCCGATCCGCCGGTGGCCGTGCTCGACGAGGCCACGGCCGAGGCGGGGAGCACCGGCGCCCGGCTCCTGGAGCAGGCTGCCGACCGCGCGGTCGACGGCCGCACCGCGCTCGTCGTCGCGCACCGCCTCACCCAGGCCGCCGCCGCGGACCGGATCGTCGTCATGGAGGACGGCCGGATCGTCGAGAGCGGCACCCACGACGAGCTGAGCCGGGCGGCCGGAACCTATGCCGCCCTGTGGGCCGCATGGTCCGACACCCGCGCAACGCCCTCCTAG
- a CDS encoding ABC transporter ATP-binding protein → MSPSHISGRDVLWDTVVRQRRDVALGAILGSGHQVGEALVPVLIGIVIDRAVTGSDTGALLLWLAVLAVVYVGLALSFRFGAWSGERAATQAEHTLRGTLVRRVLHPGGGAENGRLPGALANVATEDAKRVGAVNMALMVGTSALVGLITCAVVLLRTSVTLGLVVLLGTPVLLWLGHLLSKPLETRSASEQERAAHASAVAADLVSGLRVLKGIGGESAAIDRYRTTSRDSLRATLRAAHAQAFQNGMVLALTGCLIAAVALVGGRLAAQETISLGELVSAVGLSLFLIGPLQSLAWANAELAQARASAHRIAEVLATPNTVAAGAKTLPRPVRGAVRLNGVSHGGLREIDLDIAPGELLGVVATDPAHAADLLRCLARAADPDTGTVDLDGVPLRDLDPGELRAAMLVAAHDADLFEGTVRDNVTAAAPEDGDPEPAMTAAGVAQVVQTLPDGADTAVSERGRSLSGGQRQRVALARALAADRPVLVVHDPTTAVDTVTEAGIAAGIRELRQGRTTVLVTTGPALLAVTDRVVLIHDGRVMDTAPHTELIHRHEPYCQAVLA, encoded by the coding sequence GTGAGTCCTTCACACATATCGGGGCGGGACGTCCTGTGGGACACGGTCGTGCGGCAGCGCCGGGACGTCGCACTCGGCGCGATCCTCGGCTCCGGGCACCAGGTCGGAGAGGCACTGGTACCGGTCCTGATCGGCATCGTGATCGACCGGGCCGTGACCGGGTCGGACACCGGCGCCCTGCTCTTGTGGCTCGCCGTCCTCGCCGTGGTCTACGTCGGCCTCGCGCTGAGCTTCCGCTTCGGCGCCTGGTCCGGCGAACGCGCCGCCACGCAGGCCGAACACACCCTGCGCGGCACGCTCGTACGCCGCGTCCTGCACCCCGGCGGCGGAGCCGAGAACGGCCGGCTGCCCGGAGCCCTCGCCAATGTCGCGACGGAGGACGCCAAGCGCGTCGGCGCCGTCAACATGGCCCTGATGGTCGGGACTTCGGCGCTCGTGGGCCTCATCACCTGCGCCGTCGTCCTGCTGCGTACGTCGGTGACGCTGGGTCTTGTGGTGCTGCTCGGCACGCCGGTGCTGCTCTGGCTCGGTCATCTGCTGAGCAAGCCGCTCGAGACCCGCAGCGCGTCCGAGCAGGAGCGCGCGGCACACGCATCGGCCGTCGCCGCCGACCTGGTGTCCGGGCTGCGCGTCCTCAAGGGCATCGGCGGCGAGTCGGCGGCCATCGACCGCTACCGCACCACAAGCCGCGACTCCCTGCGGGCCACGCTGCGGGCGGCGCACGCGCAGGCCTTCCAGAACGGCATGGTGCTCGCGCTCACCGGCTGCCTGATCGCCGCGGTCGCGCTGGTCGGCGGCAGGCTGGCCGCCCAGGAGACCATCAGCCTGGGCGAGTTGGTGTCGGCGGTCGGGCTCTCGCTGTTCCTGATCGGGCCCCTCCAGTCGCTCGCCTGGGCCAACGCCGAGCTCGCCCAGGCCCGGGCGTCGGCGCACCGGATCGCGGAGGTGCTCGCCACCCCGAACACCGTCGCGGCCGGAGCGAAGACGCTGCCGCGTCCGGTGCGCGGCGCGGTGCGGCTGAACGGCGTCAGCCACGGCGGGCTGCGGGAGATCGATCTCGACATAGCGCCCGGCGAGCTGCTCGGCGTGGTCGCGACCGACCCCGCGCACGCCGCCGATCTGCTGCGCTGCCTGGCCCGTGCGGCCGATCCCGACACCGGCACGGTCGATCTCGACGGCGTACCGCTGCGGGACCTGGACCCCGGCGAGCTGCGCGCGGCGATGCTGGTGGCCGCGCACGACGCGGATCTCTTCGAGGGCACCGTCCGCGACAACGTCACGGCCGCGGCCCCCGAGGACGGCGATCCGGAGCCGGCGATGACGGCGGCCGGCGTGGCACAGGTCGTACAGACACTGCCGGACGGCGCGGACACGGCGGTCAGCGAACGCGGCCGCTCGCTGTCGGGCGGGCAGCGCCAACGCGTCGCCCTCGCCCGCGCGTTGGCGGCCGACCGGCCCGTCCTCGTGGTCCACGATCCGACCACCGCGGTCGACACGGTCACCGAGGCCGGGATCGCGGCCGGTATCCGTGAGCTCCGCCAGGGCCGTACGACGGTGCTCGTGACCACCGGCCCCGCGCTGCTCGCCGTCACGGACCGCGTCGTGCTGATCCACGACGGCCGGGTCATGGACACCGCACCGCACACCGAGCTGATACACCGTCACGAGCCCTACTGTCAGGCGGTCCTCGCATGA